The window AATGAGAATGGGGAATCTGGTTGGTGGCTCAAGCTCGACAAGGCTCTACACCCCCTATGTCATGTTGGCTGAGAGAACCGGGTATGACAGATGAAGGGATATGGCGCTCTAATGCAGGATTGGCAGGGACTATCACATCGGTATCAGGGAGCAGTACGAATATGTGCATGTTAGAAAACGAGGAAGTTTAATGCAGATATGTGTTCTGAGGAGGATGAGGGATTGAAGCTTATGGAGGCTCGAAAACGGAGGCAGGAGAGAGGCTCGATGATTGTGTTGGATGAAGAGCATGCATGGCCGACAAATGGGATACAATTAGATCGTGTGGTTTCCTTAAATTCTAAGGATTCTGCGGTTTCTGCTGATTTTGATACGGCGAGGTCTGTGGATCATACCCGCCGGCTTAAATGATGTGTTTTAACTGTAACTGTTGGGGCCTCATAACCCCCGGGTAGTTCGTGTGTTAAGTGAGTTGCTGAAAACTCACAAGCCGAAGTTGGTATTCTTTATTGAAACACTTGTGGAAAATGGACATATATAGAGCATGTGCTGTCAGTTTAATTTTACCGGGTGTTTAAGTATGAATGCCAGAGGGCATATCGGAGGACTTGCTATGTTATGGATGGAGGATACAATTTATGAAGTGAAAAGTTATTTTGATCATCATGTAAAAATGCTTGTAAACGACTCGGAGAATGGTGCATAGCGACTTATTGGATTTAATGGTGCATGGTGACTTGGAGAATGGTGCATGGAGACTAGCAGTTCTTGGTCAGTGGATAAAAGGTATGGAAAGTCGGGCAAAGCAGTAGTGACCGGACAGTTGGTCAGGGTAAACAGAGTCTGCTGCATAACAAAAGGAACTTTAAACTACAAAAACTACGATAAACCCTAGACTCGACCCAAAACCATCCAAAAAGCACCAAAGGTAAAAGAAAGATGGAAACTTACCAGGGGGCTGGTCGTATTGGAGGAATCGGTACGGGGAGTAAGAGTCGAAGAATATTTGGCCATCTCTACAGGAAAAATAAACACATGCAAATAAGAACAACAAGCCGAAGAAGGCCAGAGAGAAAAACAATGAAAGCAAAAAGCTTACCGAAGCTGGAAGGAATgaagcaaagagaaagaggCAGAATTCAGGGGCAAATGCGCAAGCTATGGAAGAATTCTTCACAAGGTACACCAAGAGTGAGGAAGAGTAAGAAGCTGGAGAGTATTTTAAACGGTAAAGAAGTGTATTCAATATGGAGTTATACCTCAACTAGGATTGGTTGTTAACCCAAACAGTTAGAATTTAAAAGCTGATAGGTCATTATGATAGCCGCCGGAAAAGTGAAATGAAGGGGTAAAAACGTCCAGGTATCAGCTCAAGTTCTAAACTTAATTCCTGAAGGGGCAATTGTTTCACCTACAATTAGTTTGGGCTAATTGAGTAGTTGACAAACCACCAGAAAGGGTCCAAGTTAGAGAAGGTAAGCAAAAAAGGATACAAAAGCCCAAAAGGTAGAGATTAATGGGGATTAACAATGTACTTTCAGAACTTATTGACCGAAGCAAGAGAAACTCAAATATCAAGGATGGGATCGGTAAAAGACCTATGAGAAATTACGTGGAAAGACTAGTATCCTCTGGAGAAGGAAACATGGTCGTCAAAGAGAGGAGTGTTGTTAGTGGGCAGTTAGGGATCTTATTGGATGACAACTGAGAACAGTTACAGAACTCATTGCATTGAATGGAACTTACTGAAGACGTGGGTGGTTACTACGTGGAGGTAGTGGGAACCGGCGGTTATTGGCTCAAGTGAAAGAGTATTAAAGAGGAAGAAATCAAAGGAAAATGGATTCAActcaaaaaaaatcaacaaaatcaaatcaaatccaaATGAAATTCAAGCAATTCTCCAATTATGGAATTTAGCTAAATCTACAGTCTTAGTTTATTCAATTTGATCAACTTTCAATTTGTAAGTTATAGGTCTAGTCTCCCAACAATTCAACATTCAATCTTATTCAGTTTGATGCAAGCTATTTCACCTTTATCTTTCTTAGCTTTATTTTTAGTATAGTCATAATCAGTCTTCTAGATTCCACTACGAACTCTAGGCCTTTTTCATGTCCTTTAAGTCTTTTACACATTCTTTTGATTAGAAGTTAGATCTAAATTACGTTTTGTAGTTTTTTCACAAAACTACTAGCACGCTCGCACATAATCACCAAAGGCGTTAAACAACAAGCTTTCGTAATCTCTTTTGGTATGAACTTCTTGGATTAGACCCACATCCTCGATTCAGATGGGCTTTTGCTTAAATCTGTTTATTTGCTGCTATATCAAATCATATCATGAAAATAAGTAGAGaacaaaattaaatgaaaatattgaaaaataattagaaaaatTCACCAACAACCAACCATGCAACAATGTCaaaaaagtgaattataataaaaaaaaatgaaaataataataataaatattttttttttgttctaacCATTGCTTAGGCGACCAAAAAATACAAGGTGCCAAAAAACGTTCAAAGGGATTAATCGAAAAAAATCGAAACGAGACACCTAGTCTAGAGTTATACTTTCCAACTACCAACAAACTACTACTTCAGTGCTTTTCTACTACGCATCACTAGGGGTGAgcagaaccgaaccgaaaatccAAAGATCGAAAAAACTGAACCGAAAAAATTGACCCAAACCGGACCgaattatattttgatttggttcggtcctaatttttaagctagtttggtttttggtttggttcggtttggtcCGGTCCGGTCCAAAATCGaacaaaaccaaaccgaaatacaATATGTACTACTCTTAAttttaaggttttaaattaattaactaattatatatagaaaagaaaaaacaattaaacatgttttttctctctcaactaattatatatacaaaagaaaaactaattagatgattattttctttatataattgtttagttAGTGAAGGTACAAGTAGTTGTAGGTCTCTAGTTCTTTGTTTGGTCCAAACATGAACCAAACCGGACTGGACCGAAATAATTTGGTTTGGTCTAGACCAAACCGActtataatttggtttggttctAAAAAATAGAGGTAATTTGATTCGGTccaattcggtttggttcggtttttggaCCGAACCGGACCATGCTCACCCTTACGCATCATGTCCTAAATCTAGAAATTTCATAACAAGAAAATGTACTTTTTCTTGGCACATCACTCACCTCCTAGCATTTTTAAGAAACAAAGCACAATATCACACTCCTCCTTTTAAGCAGAACATCATACCATGTCATCCACCTCATGTGAACTTCACTGTATTAAGagatcttcatcttcctcaactAGTTCCATCATTACTATTTTGAAGCAATACCTCAACTCTTCAAATTGCTTATAGTCCTATTTTCAACGAGATAACAAAGCACATTGTATCGAATTTCAAGTCATACGAGAAAGGGTTCAATATTATTTAATACCAATCCCCTTTCATTTACGACTTGTTGATCTTTTCACTAAAACTCAACACTCTCCTCAGTTGAAGTTTTTCCGTTCCAAACTCGGCTTGTTCAACCCTtcctaaccaagtttgaaagaCTGGGGGAGGGGGTTAACAATAGTAATTAACCATCTATCATTACCACCGAAGAGCTGAAACCaactaaaatttattgaaaaCAACAAATGAAATCATCTGAAACTGAGTGAAAATCACTGAGTGTCACTATCAGCACTCTTGATCTCTGGCATGTCATCAATCCTCCTCGAAGTAATAACAACCAATACCGTTTGTGACAATCTAGGCCAATGATTAGTCTCGTCATGTGCTgttaaatctaattaattttattaatttgtaatgaAACAAGATTACTATAATTGCTAAGGGTTGTTAGTGAAATGGAGTGGAGATAAGGTGAAGGACCATAAATATATACGGAATATAGTATATCACGAGCACTTATATATATGATCTATCATGAGCTGTTTGCCACTCTTCTTCCCCAAATTAAAATCAtatcaaacaaaacaaaacacatttattaatgttttgtttggttaatttcatttattttcaacCCTTTTTCTACTTAATCAAGTCATTACCCAAATGTTAATAATTCATCTTTCTATGTCTTGTAAAGAGAATGTTCATATCCTCTCTTTACAACTTAAAGTTACTTCACTTTTCCATATCACTGTCACTTTACACTTGTCAGAGGAGAGCGTTAACGTTTACGTGTTCCAGTGCAATTTTAAAGTTCATTAATAAATAATGTTTTTTATTCTATGTGTTGGTTGTCCTCTACTGTCCGTTTTGACCACCCAATAAAACTTGCAATTGCACATTttccattaataaaaaaaactcatattccGTTAATAAAGCTTGGAATTACACCTTATAATACAAGTTACGTTTAAAATTagattattttatatatgaaagCTAATTTTACCTCTTAATGTTggtaaattggatcaatttcaaacattattataaaacacagatattttgttccttattctacatcaattgcattatataaaaaaatcatattttttgttatttaataatataatttgagactaatatatttaaattccgcgaaatatttgattttttttgtctaatcatacaaaatacagtatattttttttaattttttttcacgtctaattatatgtttgtgatctattactaattagtgataaaatgacgcacatgtgaagtgtatatGATAATATTCATGTCCAAGCACACAGTTTGatgattatttctcaaattgatccaatttgtcaacgttagagataaaattgttcttgacggctaatgttatggataaaattgcacaattttagacgttgtGGTAAAATTTTAGCTATAAAAAAGAGTATTTTTGCAACTTATCTcaaaataaaatgatttattgatATGGTATCAACGTATAGGGCTTCTAGAAGAACTTCTAATGTACACCCGGCGTAATACACCCTACTAATCAAAAGAGTGATGGATACCAATTCATGAAAGATGATTGGTGTTACGAAATAAATATGTACAAATAACATTATTTGATTGGACGAATATATTGCACCACGgctatattatttattaataacaACTTTATTTGAAACAATTTCTTGACATTAGCATTGGAAATAAATAAACATTGAAACTAACATAAATATGGGTAGGAATGCATTATAGTAGTCTAGGGGTATTTCATGGAAAAAAAGAGTCATTAACATCATTACTGAACATATGGTACATCTTAAGGAAATATTTCACAATTTCATGCTGAGATCAGAAATTAACAATATGACACATAATTAATGCTTAATTAGTATATTATACAATGAaccacttcttcttcttcttcagggaCTGGAATTGCTTAATTAAGcttaattaattacttaattagtcaaacCTAATTATGGATTCTTATTCATCAATTTTCATTCCTCACTACTGCAGCTTTAGACTCTTGAACCTgcatcaaaataattaaaaacaaaaaaacatcaGCCTTGAAAATGTAATAACTTAAGACAACCATAATTTTACAACGGcggagataataataaaaactatttttaaaCTTCTCGACATAGTATCAGAATCTTTAATTAGAATCTTCACAACTCAATATACTAATGAAGTTTAAACACAATGTAGAGTGAGTTTAAACTTTATATTATAAATGCTTCAAATATAAAGATGCATTTTATGTTCGCTTGTGATAATAATGAAAGCTAGATTAAAATTCTTGAAACGGTGAGAGATGataataaaagctattcttTTATCTATCAACTTAATACTTTTGGATCAAATGCGTGAATGCCAACTAGACATGAAGAATGAACAACGTAGACTCATCTTACcgttgaaattaaattaacaaatattcttgaattttatctatcaatttaatttttttgggtCAAATAGGCGAATCCAACTAGGCTGGAAACGTGAACAATACAGACTCAtcttattattaaaattaaatcaacaaatgggTTGTCAGAATCAAAGACGCTCTgacaattaaacaaaaattctaagctgatagttaaggtgtccaataatagtttttatattaaaaactaaTAATGTGACTTATATTGTACACGACTTTAAATCCATAAGTCTATGTTGTACACACTTTAAAGTGTGCAGTATGTGtcagaaataataataatttttttttttttttgaaatatacCTTTGTTCTTCATCGATGAAGTTGGAGTAACCTTTGGAAGAAAGTCCAGCTTTTCTGTAATTAGGCAAAGGAACATGACCAGCTTCAATCTGCCTTACATCTTCAACCAACATTTCATAATGTCtcttaacttcctcaactgtTTTGCCTCCGACAGCTCTGGCTAGGTTGTTCCACCGGTCCGGCGAGTCCTGGTCGTAAATGGCTAGAGCATTTTCAAACAACTTGTTTTGCTTTGGAGTCCAAGATGAGCTTGAAGCCATGGCGATTCCTCAATATACTGAAACAGAGAGATGGAATTGAATAAATGGTATGGTGTGAGCTTAGAGTCAGCTATTTGCTTCTATTTATAATGGGAGAACCTCTTTTTTATCGGTTACAAAAAGTTAAGGATAGGTGGGGTAGCTCCAGGGGTTACTAGAGGTTTAACATGTTTGCAGTCGCACTTCCGCACATACTAATTTTTATGTGGTCAGTAGCTCACCAGGTGAATTTGGTCGGTCACTGTTAGATCTAAAAGGTATAAATTTTagctttataattattttaatctCAACTATAGGATTTTAATAAGTGTAAATTTAACGGTAACTGATCAAATTTGTTTGATCCGTCACTGACTAGGTGAAAACCACCGAGTGACTCGAATAATATGATAATAGATCTAAATGGGAGTGTTCAGAAACGGATTAAGATGAAGTTGAGAGGAACCTCGTGCACCTACTAGTGGTCCAAAAACCCTATTATAAAGTAAAAgtatccattttttttaattaaacacatattGACACTATAACAATGACCgataaaaagtttttttttttgaataaaattagaagtttgaaccattttaGAAGTTTTACCTAGTCAAACTTCTAATATTCTAATAGTTTGGTGAAGAGAAGTTATTGCTCAATCTCTTTTGAATAACATATTTACCCTTAAGTACTATCATTTAACCCTAAATAAAagtttttattatgtctttatttatcattttatacaAATAGCTATTAACAAGTAGTTAAATTTTACAAAGCAAGTTTACATAATCAACTAGTTAAATTAACTAATCTAAAAGATAATCAGCTAACCGATAATATAATCATCTAATAGCAGACAACTAACAATATTTGCTAAATAGAACCAATATGTGAACTCATACATGACTTTCTTAATGTTGAGTCAACCtcataaaaaaatgtgaaagcAGATGAAAAAGGAATAGAATGAAAAGGGGAGAAAGAATATGGGGCGGGTGGACTTTTATATTtgggtgaattttttgaatccCGATTTCTTACTTTTTAAAAACAAGGTACAAGGTATAATGATTAAATTTAATcataacattaaaaaaaaatgcatatttagttattataatatataaaatggtataaatttaattctaaataaGGTCAGTCTTAGTTATAtattattgaatgatttaacCATTATTTAACAGTCACTTTAGACATTCCAAACATTAATActgatataattatagaaaaaaaaacatattaaaatattaagtctGTCACAGATAAGTTAATTACAATTATTTTTATCAAagtatctaaaatatttattgtgttacTAATTCCGTTACAAATAATCAATTAGTCTATCTATAAACTTGTTTAGAAGATCTAatgtgatagttaaataacagtcaaactaatcgttttaatttttttgtaatgtaaagttaaaattaatattgCTTGAAAACGTTAGAATTATATACTAAATATTGCTTCCTTAttcctaaaaataatatatgctattgttaaaaaaattaatatatgctATGGTGGCAATTCGCAAAACTATATTTTTGTCTCGTTGAAATTTCAAttcattgttttaatttttattaaaatttagtcTTTTGTATTAACAACACGTGAATAAAATGCAATATTAATGGCACATCTAAAATCTATCATTGACTTCAAATATTATTTGCATTTTTTACGTGAAGggaattatttaatatattattataagtAATAAAtggttttataattttaaatttaatagtttCATTTTAATAGATATTATAGAGAAAAGTAAGTAAATACCACAAATAATGCCATATActtgtaaaaaatatatttatttaaaattgcaCATGCATTTTTAATGGGTATTCCATTCATGCGTCAATAGTCTTTTCATAATAGACTATCCAGCAACCATttggaaaaaataaattatgttgATAGGTCGAATTTAAAAAGACTTTATATATCACCACCTCTTTGAAGTTGTCTATAAAAATCGATTGGTTCTTTAAACTCTGTTAGTGTCTCACCAATTcattaaacttgtttatttcagGGAAGTTGATGAGTCACTAACAAAGTTCAGAGAATCAATCTATTTTTATAGACAAATTCAAAAAACTGATGATGTATTAggcaatttaaaaaatatatatatatagtcaaaTTTGTGTTGCTTCTCGTGAAAGGAAATTAGTGAAAACACACTTCACTTCCAAGTAAAATCACTATCTCAGCGTTGCTTTTGTTACGTTTATACCAAATCAAGTAGTGGAAGATTTTGAATTGGACTTTAACCCCCTAATACCCCATAAAAACATAGGAAATATCAGGTCAATAGTTTGAATGGTgtcttcaaaattaaaatacaatTATTTCAAAGTTGataaagttttttaatttattgatGTTTATTTAATCAAATAAATGAATTTTAATGTCCgcgatatatagaaaataaatcataccttttttttttttttaactaagaTGAATTGCATTAATCAGAAAGGTCTAATACACAGCATAGAAAAGGAGGAGAACCCAAAAGCCATTCTCCCATATTACTAATGCTAGATACTACCGGTGTAAGGGCGTGAGCCTTCGAATTGTAGATTCTACGAATGAATCGAATAGAGTATTGCAGGATGTCCTTCAGAATAGAGAGAAAATCCTGAATGAAGAGGTAAAACGAAGACGTAGAGCTGGTGTCATGTTGTAAAGCCATCACCACCACATTTCGATCAGTACCCTCTGCCAGCTACGAGCCTAACCCAGGACAGAGCCTCACGTAGTGTGATAGCTTCCGTTATTGTTGCATCCGCAACGCCTTCAATTAGCCCG of the Euphorbia lathyris chromosome 7, ddEupLath1.1, whole genome shotgun sequence genome contains:
- the LOC136200856 gene encoding protein RADIALIS-like 3; this encodes MASSSSWTPKQNKLFENALAIYDQDSPDRWNNLARAVGGKTVEEVKRHYEMLVEDVRQIEAGHVPLPNYRKAGLSSKGYSNFIDEEQRFKSLKLQ